gagttaatcgcgtgagttaactgcgagtaatcgacagccctaattgtaaATGTTTTTATGTTCTATGAGAATCTCTGCCCAGGGTCCTCCCTGCTGTAGTTCGCCCGAGAAAGGGGAATGGAGGAGCTCTTGTTTGAGCATCTGCAATAGGTTTTACTGCTTCTATCTGTAAGCCTAGGATCTCACCTGCTGGGCTGTCTCTCTCCACAGAGGATGTCACTCTGGACCCAGACACAGCTCACCCCAGTCTGACCCTTTCCAAGGACCGGAGAAGTGTGACAGCCACAAACACAAGGCTGGCTCTGGCCAATGACCCGGGGAGATTCGACGTTTACTCCTGCGTGCTGGGCTCTGCTGGCTACATATCAGGGATGCATTACTGGGACGTGGAGGTGGCCGGCAcagggggctgggctctgggtgtCACCAGGGAGTCCGCCAGCAGGAAGGGATGGTTCAATTTCAGTCCCGAGCAAGGCACCTGGGCTATCCAGCTTTCCGTGGGCCAGTACCGGGAAGTCACCGCAGAATGGAGCCCGCTGGACCCGCCCCAGAGCCCCAGCAAGATCAGAGTGTATTTGGACTATGAAGGAGGGGTTGTGTGCTTCTATGATGCAGACACCATGGCCCCCATCCACGCCTTCAGCTCCTCTTTCAAGGGGAAGATCTACCCGTTCTTCTGGGTCTGGTCTGTAGGGACTTCCCTTAGACTCTGTCCCCCCGCAACTCTCCAATAACTGAGGGCACGGTCTCGAGGCTGCTGACTTTTCGATGGACATTGGATAGTGTTTTGTCTCAGCCGGAGATTGAAGTGTGAACACCGTAACGCGTCTGGATTTTAGcctatgcagggctggctccaggtaccagccgaccaagcatgtgcttggggcggcatcttagaaggggcagccaatgttggggtggcgggggggcactcgcggtgtttttgttttttgttcagcggggcggcgctcgagggttttttttgtttgttttggccggGCAGCCCGGGGAGTGTTTCAgcggcgcggcactggggggcgggggggatctgGGCGGCCCGGCGTGGCGCGGCGCACCGGGGGTTGGGCGGCCCGTCCCAGCGCTCGGGCGGGGGAGCGGGGATTTGGCTGGCCCGGACctctgggggtttgggcggcccggcccggcgctccggagggttgggggtttgggcagcccagcCCGGCACTCAGGCAGGGGTTTCGGCGGCccggcgcggcactggggggaggTTGGcagcgcagcgctcgggggggggctgttacagcggggcggcgctcttcttttttgcctgggacggcaaaaaagttagagccggccctgagcctaTGAGGCAGCATCTCCCATAAACACCTCTGTTCTGCCTGCCACACTGCCCCTTGTGCATGAATGGGAAATGCTCCCTAATAAAACTCAATCAGCTGttacctcctccttccccttcttaATTGCCGTCTCTGCCACGAGGCCTCCAGAACTCAGGCTGGTGATCAAGGCGAGGCAGGTGATCTGCTGTGACTAGAACTCTTCTTCATCTTTCCTATCCTACTCTACCTCCAATTGAAAAGAAATACACCTGGTCCCCCTGTAGCTAGCTAAACTGGTCCAATTCTTCCCTGTACCGTGGAGAAATGAGAATTCGGCCTTAGCACAAACATTCCTTGTTTTGTTCTAGAGGGAACTGATATAGATAAGATGGCAATGCAGGTCTTTCCTTCTAGGGGTATAAGGTATAACCTGGCAATAAATACACTGAGGCTGGAAATAAGGAGGAGGTTTCaattctaaccatcaaaggagtgaggttctggaacagcctcccaactGGAatcgggggtggggatggggttggggttcGGGGGAAACAACGTAGtcaaggagggattgtgaaaagTTTGTGAACAAGATTATATATGGGGTTCTCTGCGATAGCACAGACTGAACTCTGtcacccaggaggtcccttccaatcctatgtcTGTAGGTGAAAAGAAATGAAGGCGAGCCATGACCTTTAACCCATTGGCTGCCTCCCTAATTTTCTTACCTGAGGCAAGGATGCAAACGCCTGTCATGGGATAATTATATTTCTGGCGTGTTGAGATGGTATGTGTATGGGTGAGAGCAGATGCTGGGTAGGCCGCTAGCTGTTTTTAAGAAACTACATAGGCCCATAAAGGATGCTGATGGAGGCTAGAAGTAGTCCCTATCTTCTCCTATTTTGAGCTTTTGAGAAAACATGGCATGTGGTTGCAATGGCAGATCATTCCAGGGACCAGTCACCcctgagcaggactttccagAATgaactcactcgctcattttcaccgtgCTGGGTAGGGCAGGAGCTGAGTcacgggaggaggtgagggctccggctgggagtgcGCCCTGTAGTGtgcggctggggatgagggatttgggatgcaaggaggggctccgggctgaggggTTCAAAGTGCGgaagggggctctaggctggggcagggggatggggcgtaggaggtggtgaggggtgcaggcgtccggcagtgcttacctcaagcaactcccagaagcagccgcatgtcacccctccagctcccaggtggctctgcacggtGCCCAGTgaacaggcactgcccctgcagctcccattggtcgctgttcccagccacagggagctgcagagccggcgcttggggtgggggcagcgtgctgagccccctggctgtccctacatGTATGAGCTGGAGGGGTGACATGTCACAGCTCccgggagccacgcggagccaacGCAGGCAGGGAACCTGGCTTTGCCCCGCTGTGCTGCCGACCGGACTAAAGGCCAGAGCAGGTGCAGACACGGATCTGGGACCCCGAACCCCTTTAAACGTGCTCATTGGGAAACGCCCCGGTAATGAGTCCCTCCGGGACGCCGTCCCTGCCCCGGTTCTGCCTCGGCGGGGTGGCCAGCCTGGCACGGACAATTCCTGGGGTTCATCTCCCGGCACCATCTTTCATTCCGGGGGAGCCCTCGGTTCCCGggccgggcggggcggggcggagcTGCCGGGTGCCATGGAAACGTCCTGCCTCTGGTGCAAAGCACTCAGCACACGTGTGTGTTGCacggagtgcggggggggggataAAAGGGATCCCCcgtataacccccccccccccccgaggggcccccagcctcccccattggctgccgcccccccgccccgcaggagcccccccccccgccctctggCTGCAGCCTCCGCCTGAACCATGGACCCCCCCCCGGGCAGGCGGGAGCTGAGCGGGGGGGTCCCCCGGGGCTCCGTGTCTGCACCTGCAGCGGCCGCGTTCGCCACCAGGGGGCGCGGCGCTGCCTGAGCCAGAGCGCTCAGGGCTGCAAGCGGCAGCCAGAGACGTCGGCCGGGGCGGGCCGAGCAGCTCGGCGCTCCGCTTGTCAGGCCTGGCCAGGCGGCGAGCGGGCTGTGGGGCGGGGCTCGGCCTGGCGTCGCGCGGCGCGGAGCCGTTGAGCGGTGAGTGCGGCCCTTCCCCCTCCCGTGCCTGGAAAGCCTCGCTCAGagaccccgccccctgcccctcccacggGGAGAGCCTCTTTCAGagaccctgccccgccccctcacccccacagaccccgccccctgcccctcccacggGGAGNNNNNNNNNNNNNNNNNNNNNNNNNNNNNNNNNNNNNNNNNNNNNNNNNNNNNNNNNNNNNNNNNNNNNNNNNNNNNNNNNNNNNNNNNNNNNNNNNNNNNNNNNNNNNNNNNNNNNNNNNNNNNNNNNNNNNNNNNNNNNNNNNNNNNNNNNNNNNNNNNNNNNNNNNNNNNNNNNNNNNNNNNNNNNNNNNNNNNNNNNNNNNNNNNNNNNNNNNNNNNNNNNNNNNNNNNNNNNNNNNNNNNNNNNNNNNNNNNNNNNNNNNNNNNNNNNNNNNNNNNNNNNNNNNNNNNNNNNNNNNNNNNNNNNNNNNNNNNNNNNNNNNNNNNNNNNNNNNNNNNNNNNNNNNNNNNNNNNNNNNNNNNNNNNNNNNNNNNNNNNNNNNNNNNNNNNNNNNNNNNNNNNNNNNNNNNNNNNNNNNNNNNNNNNNNNNNNNNNNNNNNNNNNNNNNNNNNNNNNNNNNNNNNNNNNNNNNNNNNNNNNNNNNNNNNNNNNNNNNNNNNNNNNNNNNNNNNNNNNNNNNNNNNNNNNNNNNNNNNNNNNNNNNNNNNNNNNNNNNNNNNNNNNNNNNNNNNNNNNNNNNNNNNNNNNNNNNNNNNNNNNNNNNNNNNNNNNNNNNNNNNNNNNNNNNNNNNNNNNNNNNNNNNNNNNNNNNNNNNNNNNNNNNNNNNNNNNNNNNNNNNNNNNNNNNNNNNNNNNNNNNNNNNNNNNNNNNNNNNNNNNNNNNNNNNNNNNNNNNNNNNNNNNNNNNNNNNNNNNNNNNNNNNNNNNNNNNNNNNNNNNNNNNNNNNNNNNNNNNNNNNNNNNNNNNNNNNNNNNNNNNNNNNNNNNNNNNNNNNNNNNNNNNNNNNNNNNNNNNNNNNNNNNNNNNNNNNNNNNNNNNNNNNNNNNNNNNNNNNNNNNNNNNNNNNNNNNNNNNNNNNNNNNNNNNNNNNNNNNNNNNNNNNNNNNNNNNNNNNNNNNNNNNNNNNNNNNNNNNNNNNNNNNNNNNNNNNNNNNNNNNNNNNNNNNNNNNNNNNNNNNNNNNNNNNNNNNNNNNNNNNNNNNNNNNNNNNNNNNNNNNNNNNNNNNNNNNNNNNNNNNNNNNNNNNNNNNNNNNNNNNNNNNNNNNNNNNNNNNNNNNNCCGTCCAgtgccccgccccctctccccacagaccgcGCCCCGCCCCCACAGACCGTGCCcggccccctctccccacagaccgctccctgccccccacgtTCCAGCCACAGCCCCGGCCGGACACCGGAGCACGTTTTTCACACCGCAATAACAAGAGTGACAATAATCagtcaatagaaagattttgGGATCTGTTCAGAAGCTTCAGGTGGGTCCGGATTTGGTCCGCGGCCCACCTACTGACCACCCTGAGGGCCGGGCGGGAGTGTTGGCTTAGTGGCTTCCCATAGAAAACAGATGCCGCCAGAAAATCAGAGGCAAAACAGACACACGTGGCCCCCAACATGTGGCAATCCCCTGCGAGGTTTTCGTGTGCACGGGGCTGCGTTTGTGCCACCGACGCCATCTGCACGTTCACCGAGGGATGGGCAGGAGAGCAATGCCTGGAAAACAATGGTGGGAGCAAGTTCACAGGATGATCCCGCCCAACAGTGCAACTGAAATGAGTGAGCGTCTTCCCAGCATGGAGAGTCCAAAGTGTCTGGCTTTGTCTGCACTGACAGCGGCAGCGTTTTTACGCGACAGTGTGGTTGCGGCGCCAGCGCTGGCGAGAGCTCTCCCGGCACAGTAGGAAAACCGCCTCCACGAGGGGCGCAGCTCCCGGCGCAGTAGGAAAACCGCCTCCACGAGGGGCGCAGCTCCCGGCGCTGGGACCCTCTCTACACTGGTAAGTTACTGCGCTgcccagtgagtttgtctaaagtgcttgggaaatctcagatTGCAAAggctgctgcagttccaccttccTATGGAGAAGGGGCGAACTAAGTAATGAGTTTACAGGCTGCTGGCCAGTGCAAGACAGTGCAGTTTGGGGGTGCAAGACTGCAGAgttggggggaattggctggagtctctgttgtgttaccagatttgcccgttactttggggtatgctcatttattcgggttactcttctggggagggggttctgtaattctatcaatgtactgcttgtgtcacttgtgttttcatatggagctctacttctcccttctgcaagtcccctctcaacggagctatcctgcaggaccgaggttccccagggctgcgtttctccagccccagaaccggatgaacacacacatccacccacccacccgcacattaacagagcaagtctgagcgaaccgggtcaatcagcactgtcaagctgaccccttatatgtctctggactcactgggctggaggaatcAGTACTTTTAAGCTGCCTCTCCTAATATGCCCctggctccatggactgggtgaagcactttcaagctgtttgatcatagaataccaggcttggaagggacctcaggaggtcagctagtccaaaccactgctcaaagcaggactaatccccagacagatttttgccccag
The sequence above is a segment of the Trachemys scripta elegans isolate TJP31775 chromosome 11, CAS_Tse_1.0, whole genome shotgun sequence genome. Coding sequences within it:
- the LOC117884635 gene encoding E3 ubiquitin-protein ligase TRIM7-like isoform X1, which codes for MGQEGTGSGGDSPPRIHSGEHLAPEPEAGWSLQIPHPPLAAHVLAVLMGSDSLLGYPKMKVYREKEDVTLDPDTAHPSLTLSKDRRSVTATNTRLALANDPGRFDVYSCVLGSAGYISGMHYWDVEVAGTGGWALGVTRESASRKGWFNFSPEQGTWAIQLSVGQYREVTAEWSPLDPPQSPSKIRVYLDYEGGVVCFYDADTMAPIHAFSSSFKGKIYPFFWVWSVGTSLRLCPPATLQ
- the LOC117884635 gene encoding E3 ubiquitin-protein ligase TRIM7-like isoform X2 — its product is MGSDSLLGYPKMKVYREKEDVTLDPDTAHPSLTLSKDRRSVTATNTRLALANDPGRFDVYSCVLGSAGYISGMHYWDVEVAGTGGWALGVTRESASRKGWFNFSPEQGTWAIQLSVGQYREVTAEWSPLDPPQSPSKIRVYLDYEGGVVCFYDADTMAPIHAFSSSFKGKIYPFFWVWSVGTSLRLCPPATLQ